DNA sequence from the Candidatus Kaistella beijingensis genome:
AATGTTTTCCACCAAAGCCATTTCGAGTAATTCTTGGTCATTCACCAAACGAATGTATGCAGGAACGGTCTCCAAACCTGCAATTTTACTTGCACGGAAACGTCTTTCACCTGAAATGATCTCAAATTTATCGCCGTCCTTTCTTAACGTAATCGGCTGAATAATCCCAAGATTTTTGATGGATTGCGCCAAATCTTCCAACGCTTTTTCATCGAAGTAAGTTCTTGGTTGTGAAGCGTTTGGATAAATATCTTCCAAAGCAACCTCTACAATATTTCCTACAAATTTATCTGCTCCTTCATCGGTTGCGGAGTTTACAGACGCTTTAGATTCGGCACTTAAAATGGCGCCCAAACCACGTCCCATTGCTCTTTTCTTGTCTTTCATAAATTGCAATCAGCGTTCAGCAATCAGCTTTCGGCTTTAATTTTTTACTAAGTTTTCGTTTTTCAATAAAACTTCTTCGGCTAACTGAAGGTATTGAATCGCTCCTTTGCTTTCCGCATCATAGTTTAGGATACTTTCGCCGAAACTTGGCGCCTCACTTAAACGTACATTTCTGCTGATAATAGTGTCGAAAACCATTTCAGGAAAATGCGAATTTACTTCCTCTACAACCTGATTAGATAGTCGTAATCTTGAATCAAACATGGTTAAAAGTAAACCTTCAATATCGAGATCTTTGTTATGAATTTTCTGAACATTTTTGATGGTGTTCAACAATTTCCCTAAACCTTCCAAAGCAAAATATTCACATTGAATCGGGATAATCACTGAATCTGCCGCAGTTAACGCGTTAATCGTAATCAAACCCAAACTTGGCGCACAATCGATGATGATGTAATCGTAATTATCGCGAACGGATTTTAATGCTTCTTTCAGCATGTATTCACGGTTTTCACGGTCGACCAACTCGATTTCTGCGGCTACCAAATCAATGTGTGACGGAATGATGTCTAAATTAGGAGAAGAAGTTTTTTGGATACATTTTGCCGCATCGGAACTGTGCTCCAACAAATTGTAGGTGGAAAATTCCGACTGTTCGATTCCCAAACCCGAAGTTGCATTTGCTTGCGGATCCGCATCAATAATCAAAATCTTTTTTTCCAAAACGCCGAGTGCCGCTGCTAAATTTACCGCCGTAGTTGTTTTGCCAACACCGCCTTTCTGATTTGCAACACCTATAATTTTAGCCATTCTTTGAATTTTAATCTCCAAAAATACACTTTTTTATCATTTTTAGATGAATGTGAATAAAAGTGTTTTGGTTAAAATACTGTTAATTAATGGTTTATCATACAAAAAAATTATCCACAAAAATTGGATTTCTGTGGATAAGTGTTATTTCTTATTAATGGTGAATTCGCTTTGCTGTGAACGGTGATTTTTTTTAAGTGAATTCCTTGAAATGCATTTGGAAAAACAAATTTAATTTCCCCGCTGATTACGCTGATTGAGCAGATTTTTACATTGCTTATTGCTTGTTACTTATTGCTCATGAATTACTCAAACTGCATGGAAATTGGGAATTTGAAATAACTTCTCACATTTTCTCCGTTGAGTTTTGCAGGAATCCATTTTCCTTTTACGGAACGGATGGTTTTTTCAGCCTCTTTATTAAAAGTGGCATTTGGTCCATTTGCTTTCACATCGGAAATGGTTCCGTCTTTTTCCACGATGAAAATCACCGTTGTTTTCACTAAATCTCCTGTTCCTTCCATGATTGAAGTATCAAAATTATTCACCACTTTGCTTCTGAAAGAATTAATTCCTCCCATGAAATCTGCTGAAACATCAACTTTTAACACAGGTGAATTATCCACAGGTTTTGGAGTTTCCACCACAGGAACTTGTGTTGGAACATGTTGTTCAACAGGTGGCGTGTAATTGGTTACAGGTGGCGTTCCTACAATTGTTTCTGTACCAATTTTTGCGTCTTCCGTATCGCTTAGTTTGGTTGCAGGAGTTTCTTTTTTTGCATCTCGCGTTGGAGTAGGGATTTCAATTTTAACTGTGTTTACAATCGGTTTTACAGGAATAATCGGTTTCACTACTTGTGGCGGAGTTTCAGGAATTTCATCTACAGGTTTTAAAACGTGACCATCGCCGATTCTATCTACAATAACGGGTGGAGTTCTAATAGAATTGATAACTAAAGGTGAAATTGCAACTGCTGCGAAAAGTGCAACACCTGCAAACATCGCCTTCATCATGGTATTTCCGTATTCTGTACGAATTACATACGCTCCGTAATCTTTGTTTCTTCCCTGAAAAAGAATTTCAGTAAACTTTCTTTCTTGGTTTTGAAGTAAATTTTGCATCACTAAATTATTTAATTGGTTCGGTAATCATTTAGTCATGACTATCAGTTTAATATTAAATTTTTAAATTCATTAAAACTTTATCAAAACACACACCATTTTATTGAATATTTTACACAATAATTATTTTATCCATAACAATATGTAAATTTTAAACCTGCACCAAAAGAAAACCACCTCCAACGAGATGGCTTTGCTTAAAAAATTCTAAAAATTATTCTATTTAATTAAAATAATTCTTTTCGGATAATATTTTGGCTTCTTTCAGGCCCTACAGAAACCAAATACACATTAATTCCTAAATAATCCTCGATAAACTCGATGTATTTCTTGGCATTTACAGGCAGTTCGTCGTAGCTTCTTGCTTTGGTGATGTCTTCTTCCCAACCTTCTAACTCCTCATAAATCGGCTCGTAATTATATAATTTGGTGGTAGAAGATGTAAAGTAATCGATGATTTTTCCGTCCTCTGTCTTATAAGCTGTGGCGATTTTCAAAGGAGAAATTCCCGAAAGGACATCCAATTTTGTGATGACCAAATTGTTGATTCCGTTAATCATCGTCGCATGTTTCAGCGAAACCAAATCGAGCCAGCCTGTTCTTCTTGGCCTTCCTGTGGTTGCGCCAAATTCAAAACCAATCTGTCTGATTTTTTCACCCAATTCATTATCCAATTCCGTTGGGAAAGGACCATTTCCAACTCTTGTGGTATACGCTTTTGCAACGCCGATTAAATTTTGCAGACTTGTCGGCGGAACTCCCGCTCCCGAACACACACCGCCTGTTGTTGGCGACGACGAGGTTACATAAGGGTAAGTCCCGAAATCGATATCCAACATTAAAGCTTGTGCACCCTCGAACAAAATATTTTTTCCGTCTTGAATGGCTTGATTGATTTCTAGTTCAGTATCTACAATTCTGTCCTGCAATTTTTTCCCGATTTCAATGAATTCATTGTAAATTTCATCAAACTCCAAACCTTCTTTTTCAAAATATTTTTCGAAAAGTGAGTTTTTGATTTTCAGATTCTTTCTAATCTTTTCGGCTAAAACTTCAGGATTCAAAAGGTCAATCATACGAATTCCGACTCTGGCGATTTTGTCTTCGTAGCAAGGACCGATTCCTTTTTTTGTGGTTCCAATCTGTGTTCCGCCTTCTTCTTCCTCACGATATTTGTCGAGCAAAATGTGATAAGGCATAATCACGTGCGCTCTTCTCGAAATAAAAACATGGTCGGTTTTCATTCCTTTGCTTTCGATTTGTTCAATTTCTTTTATGAAAGATTTTGGATTTACCACAACTCCATTCGCAATGATACACTTTCCCTTACACTGCAAAACTCCCGATGGAAGAAGGTGCAAAACAAATTTTTCGTCGCCCACATAAACGGTGTGACCTGCATTATCACCTCCTTGAAAACGCACCACATAATCGGATTTCGCCGAAAGAACGTCCGTAATTTTCCCTTTTCCTTCGTCCCCATACTGAAGACCCACAACCACATAAGTTGCCATATTTTACTTTTTTTATAGATTTCTACAAAAATAGTTTTAATAAAAGTTTCGGGCAATTTTTGTGGAAAAATATTTTGGGCGTGTCCCTTGCCAAAGCTAAACCTTATAGATTTTGCAAACCTACAAGGTTTCCCGCAGCTCGGGTCGGGCTTTTCGCTTCAATTCCTCGTTCCAAAGCTGAAGCCAACGCAACTGCGGGATTTCCACTGCAATCCCTCACGCAATAACGCCGCGTAAGGAAAAGTAGCGACTTTTCCTTACGACAACTCAAAATTGGCGCTCTCCCGAAACTTCGGGTTCGCGCCGAAAATTCAACGTCACTCTGAAAATTTTAACCACACAAAATTTCCATCTTCCAACTTTTTCGTAAATTTGCTTTTTGGAATACCTTATGGACACAGTCAAAATTCACGACAAAGAATTCGTGCCGTACTTGAAGCACGATGAAATTCAGGAAATCATCAAAAATTTAGCGCTCAAAGTTTATGAAGACTACAAAGACGAAACTCCCGTTTTCATCGGTGTTCTAAACGGTGTGATTATGTTTTTCTCCGATTTTTTGAAACATTATCCGGGAAACTGCGAAATCGCATTCATCCAAATGAGTTCTTATATGGGAGGTTTAACAAGCACGGGAATCGTTTACAAAAAAATGGAACTCACCAAAGAAGTTGAAGGTCGCCACATTATTTTGATGGAAGACATCGTGGACACAGGAAACACCATTGAAAGTCTCTTTGAATATTTCAAAAACACGCAACGTCCAAAATCTTTAAAAGTAGCATCATTACTTTTAAAACCTGAAGTTTTCAAAAAAGATTTCACGATTGATTATGTCGCCAAAGAAATCCCTAACAAATTCGTTCTAGGTTACGGTTTAGATTATGATGAATTGGGAAGAAATCTTCCGGATTTATATCAATTGGCGGAAGGAAGGATAAATCACTAAAATAATTCGAAATTTGAAGTTTGAGATTCGGAATTAATCTCAAATATCGAATTTCAAATCTCAAATCAATAAATAAAAATGATAAACATCGTTCTCTTCGGACCTCCGGGAAGTGGAAAAGGTACACAGGCACAAAATTTAGTTGAGAAATTCAATTTGAAGCAGATTTCTACGGGAGATTTGTTCCGTTACAACATGAAAAATGACACGGAACTTGGTCAATTGGCAAAATCCTACATCGACAAAGGCGAATTGGTTCCCGACCAAGTTACCACGGATATGTTGATTGACGAAGTGAAAAAACCTACGGAAACAGCAGGTTTTATCTTCGACGGATATCCAAGAACAGCCAATCAAACACAAGCTTTGGAAAAAATCGTAAGCGAAGTTTTGAATGATGATATTTCCGTTTGTCTGTCTTTGGTGGTAGATGATGAGATTTTAGTGGAAAGACTTTTGAAAAGAGGCGAAACATCAGGAAGAACCGACGATTCCAACGAAGAAATCATCCGAAACAGAATTAAAGAATACTACGCAAAAACCGCAGAAGTTGCCGAACTTTACAAACAACAGGGAAAATATGTTGAAGTAAATGGCGTTGGTGGAATTGAAGAAATTTCCGAAAAACTTTTCGCAGAAGTAGAGAAAATAAAATAGAGATAGGAGTTGCGGGATGCGAGTTTCGAGGTTCAGTCCCGCATCAACTCGAAACACGAACCTCGTATCCCGAAACTCGATGAGCAATTTCGTAGATTACGTAAAAATCCATTGTAAAAGTGGTCACGGCGGTGCAGGTTCTGCGCATCTTCGCCGTGAAAAATATATTCCGAAAGGCGGTCCCGATGGTGGAGACGGCGGTCGTGGCGGAAGCGTCATCATGAAAGGAAATTCTCACGAATGGACACTTCTTCCGCTTCGTTACACGAGACACATCAAAGCGGAACGTGGTGAAAACGGCGCGAAGAATCAGTTGACCGGAGCTGCAGGTGAAGACGTTTACATCGAAGTTCCGATTGGAACGATTGCCAAAAATGAAGACGGCGAAATCATCGGTGAAATTTTGGAAGACGGTCAAGAAATCGTTTTAATGCAGGGTGGAAAAGGCGGACTTGGAAACGAGCATTTTAAATCTTCAACGAATCAAACTCCACGTTATGCGCAACCCGGACTTCCCGGCGAAGAAGGTTTTGTGACTTTTGAGCTGAAACTTTTGGCGGATGTTGGTTTGGTTGGTTTTCCAAATGCAGGAAAATCTACACTTTTAGCGGCAGTTTCGGCAGCGAAACCAAAAATTGCTGATTACGCTTTTACAACCTTAACTCCGAATTTAGGAATCGTGGATTACCGAAATTACAAATCTTTTGTAATGGCAGATATTCCGGGAATTATAGAAGGAGCGGCAGAAGGAAAAGGTCTTGGTCACCGATTTCTAAGACATATCGAGCGAAATTCCATCCTGCTGTTTTTGATTCCTTCCGATTCACAGGAACATTTTCAGGAATTCAAAATTTTGGAAAATGAGTTGAAGGAATATAATCCTGAACTTTTGGATAAAGAGTACATTATTTCAATTTCAAAGTCGGATTTATTGGATGATGAACTGAAAAGAGAAATCGCAAAAGAATTTCCTGAAGACAAACAGCCCATTTTCTTTTCCGCAGTTACGGGAGAAGGTTTGACGGAATTAAAGGATGTTATTTGGAAAAGACTTCACGGATAATTTTTAAACAACGATGAAAAAAATTTCATTAGTCATTGCTCTCAGTCTTTTTGCCGGAATTTCCGCACAAACTCAATTTGGCGTAAAAGCAGGATATATTAATTCTAACATCAATTGGCAATCTTCACCAAGCAATTTTTGGGAAGATTATAGCGATTTCAGCTCCCAGTCTTTTTTTTATGCCGGTGGATTCGCTTTGCAACCTGTTACTGAAAAATTTTCAGTGCAGGGAGAATTAATCTATACACAATTGGGTGGAACAACCAAGGTAAACCTTCACCAGCTTGTCGGCAGTGAAATTATTGATATTGGAACGGCAAATATAAAATACAGTTATCAACAGCTACAGGTTCCAATAGCTGCGAAATACCATATTATTAAAAATTTTGGTGTTTTAGGAGGTTTTAACTTTGCATTTAATATTAACAGTAAAGTAAGCTCGGATTTCAGTTCATTCCCAAATTCTGGAAAAGTTGAGAATAAAAAAACTCTTGATATTTTTCCGTTTGTGGGTACTGAGTTTGATTTTAATAAAAATATTTTTGCTGAAGCACGCTACAATTTTGGCATTTCGAATATCCATGAGAATGGAATCGATGTTCGCGCAAACTTCTTCCAAATTGGTTTAGGTTATCGTTTTAAATAATTTAGGAACAGTTCTTGAACGCCTTATTTCATATAATTTATAATTATGAAATATTTACTTGCACTTATTGCAGTGGTTTTTCTTTTTTCATGCACCACTCAAAACAAGTCTAATTATTCCAAAATTCACTATGAAGCAGGTGCCTGTTTCGGGTTTTGTCCCATGTTTAAAATAACGATTAATCCCGACAGAACCGCAGTAATTGATGCAGAAAGATTCACCTTTACCGACGGAAAATCCAAAGATGACTTTTCAGGAACTAAAGAAGGCGTTTTCAAAGCGACCATTAAAGAAGCCGATTACAACAAATTGGTTTCGATGCTTGATTCTTTAAACTTAAAGTCTATAAAAAATTATTACGGAGACAAAAACGTGACCGACTTACCAACATCACACTTGAAAATTACTTTTGCAGATGGAACTTCAAAACACATTGAAGATTACGGAAAACACGGAACAGAAGATTTACAGGCAGTATATGAATTTATCGAGGGCTTAAGAAAGTCACAAACCTGGACTAAAGTTGATTAATTTTCATATTAGCATCTAAAATAATAGCAGACTTTTAAGGTCTGCTTTTTCGTTATGATGTTGATCCAATTTGAGGGTTAATTTCCTTGGACACCTAAAAATTGATGCCCTGTAAGATGGATTCCAATATTTATTTTATTAGTAAAAGACGTTCCTAAAAAGAAAAATTGACCTTCAAGAAATAAGAATTTCTATGAAAATCAACGTTTTGAGCGGTTTCTTTTGGGCGCAACTTTTACACGAATTTTGAATCTTTTCTGAGATTTAGATTTCTTCTGCATAAATGATAAAATTTTCGTTAATAAATTTAATAATTATTTCGAAACAAACAACTATCGTGCGAAAAATTAAATATTAAATTTATTTACATTTGGAACATGAAGAAAATTATATTGACGGCTTTAAAAACAATTTGGGCAATCATCGGAATCGTGGCGTTTTATCTGCTTTGTGCCTATTTGATACCTTTCATTGAAATTCCGGCAAAATCTGTTTCTGAACCCAAAAATATTGATGCGTATATCCTCACAAACGGTGTTCATACCGATTTGGTGGTTCCCGTAAAAACTCCCGAAATCGATTGGAGTCAGCAAATCCCTTTTGAAAACACTTTGTCCAAAAGAACCGACTTCAAATATTTGGCGATTGGATGGGGTGACAAAGGGTTCTACCTAGACACCCCAACTTGGGCCGATTTGAAATTTTCAACCGCCTTCAAAGCGGCATTTTGGTTAAGTGAATCGGCGATGCACTTCACATATTACGAAAAAATGACCGTTGGAAAAGATTGTGTGAGATTGAATTTAACACATCAACAATATTTGGATTTGATTAAATTCATCAATGATAAATTCGACCGGGACCAAAACGGAAAACCAATCCTCATTAAGACCGACGCGGTTTACGGAAAAAATGACGCTTTTTATGACGCGAAAGGAAGTTACAGTTTCCTTGACACCTGTAACACCTGGTCAAACAACGGATTAAAAGCGGCAGGACAGAAAGCGGCTCTTTGGACGCCGAGCGATTTTGGGATTTTCCAGCATTACCAATAGATGTTGAGGTTGAGATTCTGCAAAATAAAAAAACTCCCATTTTCAGGGAGTTCCACACAACATCATATTAAATTATGAAAAAATAAAAATTTGATTTTGAAGATTGAGTTGTTTTTTAATCCTTGATCGCCAAACTGAAAAATAAATCTAAATCGTCTTTCACAAACACCACCCCGCCCATTTTCTTTGGTGGAATAATGTTGAAGTCGGAAAATTTCAATCTTTTGTTTCCAACCAAACTGTTTTTATATTCGCCAAATTCTACACTGTATTTCTTCACCACGTTCATCATTCTGACCTCAACCACGGCATTGAATTTTTTATTGGAAGATGCTTTTTCGAAATTTAAGAAATAAGTAATTAAACAAACGTTTTATTAACTATTAATTAAGAATTTTAGCAAAATTTTAATTATCGTTAAACAAACAAAAAATACATGATATTAAATGTTGAGAGAAGTCATATAAACATTTCCTTGCGGATAAAAAAAATTTGTTATTATTAATAAAGCGATCGAAACTGCCCAATAAAAAAATCCCCTGAATTTCTTCAGAGGATTTTGGTACCCAGGACCGGAATCGAACCGGTACATCTTGCGATACTAGAGTTTGAGTCTAGCGCGTCTACCAATTCCGCCACCTGGGCTTAAATTGGTGTGCAAATATAGAATTAATTTTTGTTTCGGAAAAATAAATTTTCAAATTTTTTTTCCTTTTAAAACTCAATTTCCAACCCATCAAAAGCAAGATGCACATTTTCAGGAAGTTCCTTTTCTGTTTCATCGTGCAGACCTAAATGATGGGAAATGTGGGTGAGAAAAAGCTGTTTCGGCTTCAATTCATCATTCAGTTCAAGAATTTGTGGAAGAATGAAATGTGCTGGATGAAGCTCTTCCCTTCTAATACAGTTTAGGATGAGATAATCCAAATTTTTCAGCTTCTCTTTTTCAATTTCAGCAATAAAACTTGCATCCGTAATATAGGCAAGCGACTTAAGTTTAAAACCAAAAATGGGAATTCTGAAATGCATCACTTCAATGGGCGTAATTTCCGCATCGAATAACGAAAACGGCTTATTTTCAATTTCATGAAGCTCAAAAGAAGGCGCACCCGGATATTTCACCTCGGAGAAAGCGTACGGAAAACGGTTTTTGATTTCCATTCCAACTCTCTGGTTACAGAAAAGATTCATATCGTTTCCATTTCTGAAAATCAAAGGTCGCATATCATCGAGTCCAATTACATGGTCGTTGTGTTCATGTGTGATGAGAACGGCATCAACTCGGTCTTCGTGATTATCAAGCATCTGCAACCTAAAATCTGGACCACAATCGACTAAAATCTTCTTATCATTTTCCGTTGTTATTAAAACTGATGACCGAAAACGTTTGTCTTTGGGATTTAGAGAAGCACATACTTCACAATGGCAACCAATTACAGGAACTCCCTGCGAAGTTCCCGTTCCTAAAAATTTCAACTTCATTTTTTGAGGTTGGTGTTTATTTTGGTAAATTTACAAAAAATTAAAAATTGGCAGTGATTAAGCAAAAATTGACACCCAAGCAGAAAGCTTTAGCGATAAATTTGGATGCAAATATCTATGGAACTTTTGCCGAAATCGGAGCAGGTCAGGAAACGGTGCGCCATTTCTTTAGAGCTGGTGGTGCTTCACGTACAATCGCAAAAGCGATGTCTGCTTATGACAAAGATTTCAGCGACGCTATTTACGGTAAAGAGGCTAAAAACAGATACGTCACCCAAAACCGTTTACGCAAAATGCTTCGTTATGAAGTTGCCTTAATTGAGGAAAGATTAACGCGCGAAAACAATCCCGGAAGAAAATTCTTTTCTTATGCAAATACCGTAACCACCATCAATTTCGACAAAACCATGAAAGGTCACGGTTGGGTCGGGTTGCGTTTTCAGTTGGATGAATTTGAGGATTACAACGAAATCGTTCTCCACGTAAAATTCAATGAAAACGATGCAACTTTGCAGCAGGAAACGTTGGGAAGTTTGGGCGTGAACTTAATTTATGGCGCCTTTAATTATTCCGACAATCCGAGAAGGTTGATTGAATCTTTATACGACGACATTTCTACCGACAATGTGGAAATCGACATGATTGATTTCAGCGGTCCCGCTTTTGCCTATGTTGACAATCGCTTGATGAGTTTGCAGCTCGTGAAAAACGGAATGACCGATGCCGTGATTTTCAATTCCGAAGGAAACAATATGCTTCCTGCCGATATTTTGTACAAGAAAAATATTTTTGCGGTCCGCGGGAGTTTCCGTCCTGTAACGTTGGTAAATACGGATATGTTCATGAAAGGCTTGGAAATGTTCAAAAAAGATTGGGAATGCACGGAAGAGGAAACCGAAGTACTTTTCGAAATCACCATTTCTAATTTAAGAGCTTCCGGTGATATTGATGAAAGAGATTTTCTTGACAGAGTGGATGTTTTGGCGAAATTGGGCTATACAGTCATTATTTCAAACTTCTCTGAATATTACCGACTGATTGATTATTTTGCAACCTATACCAACGGAAAAATCGGTGTCGCAATGGGCGTGAACAATTTGTTGGATGTCTTCGATGAAAACTATTACAAAAATCTTTCGGGTGGAATTTTGGAAGCGTTCGGTAAGTTCTTCCGACAGGATATGAGGGTTTACCTCTATCCTTACAAAGACCCGGAAACACACGAGTTATTGACTTCCAACAACTTGAAAGTTCAAGATAATTTGAAGGAACTTTACAAATATTTTAAACTCAACAAAAGGATTGTCGATATCCAAAACTACAATCCAGATTACTCCGAAATTTATTCCCGTGAAATCCTCAACAAGATTGCAAACCACGAACAGGGTTGGGAAACACAGCTTCCGTTCGGCGTTGCAGAGATGATTAAGGAGCGCGGAATGTTTGGTTATAAGGAAGAACTTAAACTGAAGGAGTTTTCGTAGGAAATAAGGAAAACTTTTCTTTAAAATCAAAATTTCCTTTTCATCAATTCCCTGTTTCTTTTGCGTGGAAAAAACATAACGCAACGATCAACAAAGGATTAAAAAATATGATTCTGCTTTTATGCTAAACAAAGGCGCTTTTGCTTATCAAAGCAATACAAAGAATCATCCCTAAAATTTAAAAAATTAAAAAAATGTCAGAAATTAAAAAAAGGCTTTCTTCAATTATTGAAAGTCCCAACCACGATACTACCGATAAATTGCAGAAAATCTGTCACCTGCTCGACCAGGAAATCCCTTATTTCAACTGGACGGGATTTTATTTTAAAAACGGTGACAAGGAAGAACTGATTTTAGGACCTTATGTTGGTGCAGCAACCGACCACACCGTGATTCCTTTCGGAAAGGGAATTTGCGGACAGGTTGCCGTTTCCAACCAAACTTTCGTGGTTCCAGATGTTCATGAGCAGGACAATTATTTAAGCTGCTCCATCGATACCAAAGCCGAAATCGTAGTTCCCATCATTAAAAACGGAGAAAACATCGGTCAGATTGATATTGATTCGCACACCTTGAATCCTTTTACGCAAGAAGACCGAGAAATGTTGGAATGGTTGTGTGGGGAAGTTGCGGGGATTTTGTAGAAATTATTTTTTCGCCAACTTTGAAATTCCCTCTTTATCCAAACGAAAAACCGTCCATTCATCCATAGGTTTTGCGCCAAGTGATTTGTAGAATTCGATGGAAAGCGTATTCCAATCCAGAACCGACCATTCAAATCTGCCGCAGTTTTCAGCTTCCGCAATTTTTGAAAGTTCGATGAGTAAGGCCTTTCCGTAACCTTTTCCACGACATTCTGGTTCCACGAAAAGGTCTTCCAAATACAGTCCCGGTTTTCCGACAAAAGTGGAGAAATTATAAAAGTATAAAGCAAAACCAACAGGTTTTTCGTTTTCTTCGGCAATCAGGACTTTTGCAAAATTTTTGGTGAAAATATTTTCCTTCAACTCATTTTCAGAAGTGATGACATCTTTTTCAAGCTTTTCATAAACTGCCAATTTTTTAATCAAATCAAAAATCGTGGGAATATCTTTTTCGATGGCCTTTCTGATCTCAAACATATTTATAAACTTTCATCAAAAATAACAAAAAACCTCCGAAAAAAAATCGAAGGTTTCATATTACTAATTACTAATAAATAATATCTAATTACTTATTGCTGATTACTTATATTTCCGTGTTCATATCCCAATTCTGCAAATAATCGTGAACGTGTTTCAGGAACATTCCGCCCAAAGAACCGTCCACCACTCGGTGGTCGTAAGAATGCGACATAAACATCAACTGACGGATCGCAATTACATCGCCATCTTTGGTTTCCAAAACTGCAGGTTTTTTCACAATAGCGCCAATCGCCAAAATCGCCACTTGTGGTTGCGGAATAATCGGAGTTCCCATCAAATTGCCGAAACTTCCCACGTTGGAAATCGTGTAAGTCGCTCCTTGTGTATCTTCCGGACGAAGTTTTTTGTTTCTCGCTCTGTACGCCAAATCGTTAATCGCCTTCGCCAAACCTGAAAGTGACAATTGGTCTGCATTTTTAATCACGGGAACAATCAAGTTTCCATCAGGAAGTGCAGTTGCCATTCCGATGTTGATGTTTTTCTTTTTGATAATTTTGTCGCCATCTACAGAAACATTGATCATCGGGAAATCTTGGATTGCTTTTACTACGGCTCTTACGAAAATCGGCATGAAAGTTAGTTTCTCCCCTTCCCTTTTTTCAAAAATATCTTTGTGTTTTGCTCTCCATCTTACAACATTGGTGACATCGGATTCGATGAAAGAAGTCACGTGTGGAGAAGTTCTCTTTGAAT
Encoded proteins:
- a CDS encoding GNAT family N-acetyltransferase, with the protein product MFEIRKAIEKDIPTIFDLIKKLAVYEKLEKDVITSENELKENIFTKNFAKVLIAEENEKPVGFALYFYNFSTFVGKPGLYLEDLFVEPECRGKGYGKALLIELSKIAEAENCGRFEWSVLDWNTLSIEFYKSLGAKPMDEWTVFRLDKEGISKLAKK
- a CDS encoding TonB-dependent receptor: MAVIKQKLTPKQKALAINLDANIYGTFAEIGAGQETVRHFFRAGGASRTIAKAMSAYDKDFSDAIYGKEAKNRYVTQNRLRKMLRYEVALIEERLTRENNPGRKFFSYANTVTTINFDKTMKGHGWVGLRFQLDEFEDYNEIVLHVKFNENDATLQQETLGSLGVNLIYGAFNYSDNPRRLIESLYDDISTDNVEIDMIDFSGPAFAYVDNRLMSLQLVKNGMTDAVIFNSEGNNMLPADILYKKNIFAVRGSFRPVTLVNTDMFMKGLEMFKKDWECTEEETEVLFEITISNLRASGDIDERDFLDRVDVLAKLGYTVIISNFSEYYRLIDYFATYTNGKIGVAMGVNNLLDVFDENYYKNLSGGILEAFGKFFRQDMRVYLYPYKDPETHELLTSNNLKVQDNLKELYKYFKLNKRIVDIQNYNPDYSEIYSREILNKIANHEQGWETQLPFGVAEMIKERGMFGYKEELKLKEFS
- a CDS encoding GAF domain-containing protein; this translates as MSEIKKRLSSIIESPNHDTTDKLQKICHLLDQEIPYFNWTGFYFKNGDKEELILGPYVGAATDHTVIPFGKGICGQVAVSNQTFVVPDVHEQDNYLSCSIDTKAEIVVPIIKNGENIGQIDIDSHTLNPFTQEDREMLEWLCGEVAGIL
- a CDS encoding TIGR02117 family protein, translated to MKKIILTALKTIWAIIGIVAFYLLCAYLIPFIEIPAKSVSEPKNIDAYILTNGVHTDLVVPVKTPEIDWSQQIPFENTLSKRTDFKYLAIGWGDKGFYLDTPTWADLKFSTAFKAAFWLSESAMHFTYYEKMTVGKDCVRLNLTHQQYLDLIKFINDKFDRDQNGKPILIKTDAVYGKNDAFYDAKGSYSFLDTCNTWSNNGLKAAGQKAALWTPSDFGIFQHYQ
- a CDS encoding MBL fold metallo-hydrolase, whose protein sequence is MKLKFLGTGTSQGVPVIGCHCEVCASLNPKDKRFRSSVLITTENDKKILVDCGPDFRLQMLDNHEDRVDAVLITHEHNDHVIGLDDMRPLIFRNGNDMNLFCNQRVGMEIKNRFPYAFSEVKYPGAPSFELHEIENKPFSLFDAEITPIEVMHFRIPIFGFKLKSLAYITDASFIAEIEKEKLKNLDYLILNCIRREELHPAHFILPQILELNDELKPKQLFLTHISHHLGLHDETEKELPENVHLAFDGLEIEF